The stretch of DNA ACCCTCGGACCGGGGACGTAATCGTCACATCCGCCTCCGGAGTAGGTCGACCCATCCGAACGACGCTATGACCCGCAGACGCCAGTGGGTGACGCTTGCGGCCGGTGGGAGTGACGATCCGTCTCGTCCGGAGTCCGACGGAGGTGGACGATGACGGGGCTGGCGGCCGGGAGCGAACTCGTCGGCGAAGACGCCCACGTCCTGCTGCGGTTTACGTGAGTGCGAGGAGAAAGCCCCGCCCTTCAGGGCGGGGATGAATCCGACACGCTCATGCCACTCGCTCTCATACATTGGCCTACCGGAGTTCCCTCGCCGGGACACACCGGCTTCGCCGGTACAGACGCTTTGCGTCCACGTTCCACGGGGTAACAAATCCGACACCAGTCCACGGCGTAACACCTCAGGTGACGCGAACCGTGGTACCCAGTCGGCTGAATACCCGACCGTGGAGGGGCGAACGGTATTCGCCCCGTCGAAGCGTCTGGCACGTCCGGGTGGGAAGGCCGCTTTGACACGGCTAAACGCACTGCAAAGCACGCCCTTGGTAATAACTGGGCGGCGACCCCCGACGTGGGACGCGAAAGCGTACTTCGCCACCGAGGAAACGTGCAACCTCGAACTCCCCTTCGGGGAATCCTCGCTCTTCAGGGCGGGGAGGATGTCAACATCCGCTGAGGGGGCTTCCGTCGTGCCGTCGCCGACGTGGCGACCGCGAGAGGGTCGGCGGTTGCGACGGTTCGTACACGCCGCCAGTACGTCTTATGCCCACCTCTAAGTGTCGAGGGGTCGTACGTCGTGATATGACTGAACGCGTGAAGCTAAGCCGGGCCGAGTCGCTGTTCGAAGACCTCGACTACCCGGTCACCCGGGACGACGCGGCGGCCGAGTACGCCGACGTGGCCGTCATCTTCGCCGACGGGGAAGCGAACCTCGGCGAACTCGTCTCGGAAGTCGGGAGCGACGCCTTCCACGGGCCGGACGAACTGTTCGCCGAACTCCAGAACGTCCTCCCGATCGAGGCGGTGGGCGAGCCCGGACAGTCCGAGGGCGACGCGTAGCCGTCGGCACCGAGTATCGCTCCCGCGTACCGGTGCGCCGCCGGGACGGGCCGGCGACCGATCGGGAACGATGCACGACGAACCGGCGTATCCGTGGGTTAAAGACCGTCGGGCGTCAGACTCCGAGCCACCATGAAGTTCTGCGACGAATGCGGGTCGATGATGCAGACGGAGGGAGACAAGTGGGTCTGCACCCAGTGTGGACACGAGACGTTGCGCGACGAGGCCGCGGAGGCCGAGATGGTCACCACGCAGGCCCAAGAGGAGTCGGAGATCATCGAGTCCGGCGGCGGTTCGAGCGGCCTGCCGACGACGAGCGCCGACTGCCCCAACTGTGACAACGACGAAGCCTACTGGTACATGCAACAGATCCGCGCGGCCGACGAGTCCGAGACGCGCTTTTTCGTCTGTACCGAGTGCGAGCACAAGTGGCGCGAGGACGACCACTGACGACGCGGGACGAAGTTATATGCCGGTCGCCACCGTGCCGTAAACGAGATGGTCGCGCCGCCGCCCATCCCCGAGGACCGACTCGCCGACTGGCGACGGACGGACGATCTGACCGACACGCCCTTCTCCGCTCCCGGTCTCACCGTCACGGCGCGCAGCCTGCTCTACGAGGACGACCGACTCCGCACGGCCGTCCGGGAGCGGACGGGCGTCGACCGGAGCTGGCGCTTCTTCCTCGCTACGCGCCTCGAACTCACGCCTTCGCCGCCGGTAACCGGCGCGCTCCGGGGGCTGGTCGCGTCGCGGGCTGGCCGCGGCTTCGCCGACCGGCTCGAAGACCGCGGATTCACCGCCGTCGAACGCTCCGACCGCCGCTCCCTCCGGGTCGGCGACGACGACGCCCGCCTGTTCGGCTACGACGCCCGTTGTCGGATCGACGGCCTCACCCTCTCGGTCGACGGCTGGCTGGCGGTCTGGGCGCCGGACGGGACGTTCCGGCTCGCCGGCGGCGCCTACCCCATCGCCGTCGTCGACGGCGACGGGAAGACGGCCGACGCGCTCGCCGACTGCCTCGATCCGTCGGCGTTCCGGGGGGAGCTGTTCGAATTGATCCGTGGCGTCGGCTGAGACGACCGCTCGCCGGCACGCGTGGGTCTACGCGACGCTACGTCACGGTACGGACGATACCCCCGACGGAGCGTGACGGCGGCGGCGGGATGGGAAGCGCCGCGGCGTCGACGTCCGACTCACCGCCGCCACTCGCCCAGCGCGGTGAGGAGGAGGCCACCGAGGCTGACGCGGGCCGGATCGACGCCGAGCGCACGGGAGAGGGGACCGGGGTCGACGCCCGCTCCCAGCCGAGCGACGCTCCGGCCGCGGACCCGCACGTCGAGGGTCACGTCGGCGTCTCGCAGACGATCGAGGCGCTCCGTGCCGAGGTGTGACGCCCCCGTCCGGGCGAGCGTTCTGAGGGCGGCAAGCGAGGGTGCGGACACGACGACGAGGTCGCCGTAGCCCCGGATCGACACCGCCGCACCGTCGACGGTGAGGGTCAGATCGGCGTCGACGTCGAGCGGTCGATCGAAGTCGGTCACTCCTCGTCGCGACCGTAGTTACGGGTCCGGATGCGAACCGTGCCGTCGAGACGCCAGCGGGCGTGCTCGGCGTTCGGACCCATCCGGTCCGGAACGCGTATCTCCAAGTCGTCGAACTCGTAGGTAATCTCGGCTCCCCGACCCGTGAGCCGTTCGTAGAGGCCGACGGCCAGTTCGGGCCACGTTTGCACGTCGTCCACGTCCGCACCGCGCTCCCGACTCATGGCCGGCGATTCGGCGGCCACCCACTTATACCGTCGGACGGATTCCAGTGCGTGGGAGTCGACTTACTCCCACCGCGCGACGGTGAGATACCCCGTGTGGCCGACGCCGCGGGTGTCGGGTCGCGACCCACGGTCGTCGAACTGCATCGACCGCTGGATCGTCTCGTGGGTCGTCACGTCGGTCAGGTCGGCCGCCGCCGCGGCCTCGACGGCCGCTCGCGACCCTTCGACGAACGGCGAGTAGACGACGACGAACCCCCCGCTCACGAGGACGTCGGGCGCCCGGCGAACGACCGTCGGCGCGTCCTCGGTGTCGAGGGTGAGGAGGTCGAACCCGGCGAGCGTGTCGAGGTCGTCGGTCACGTCGCCGGTCCGCACGTCCACGGTCGTCTCGACGCCCGCGAGGCGCATGTTCTCGCGGGCCACCGCGGCGAACTCGGCGTCGCGCTCGTAGGTCACTACGTCGGCGCCGATCCGACCGAGGTAGGCCGCGAGGACGCCCGTCCCGGTGCCGGCGTCGAGGACGCGGTCCCCCGCCGCGGCGCCGGTGAAGCCGACGACCAACCCAACGTCGCGGGGCATCATCGGCGCGCCCGTCCGTTCGAAGTGATCGAACAGGTCCGGGCCGCGCGGCTCGCGGACGACGAACTCGTCGCCGAGATGCGTCTCCAGCCGGTCGCCCGGCTCGGCGTCGTCGGGAACCGTCAACACGCCGAGGTCGGTCTGGAGTTCCTCGCCCGGTGCGCGGAGGTACTCTCGGTCGCCGTGGACCAGTAAGAACGTCACTCCAGTCGGGCGATGGCCGCCGCCAGGTCGCCGTCCTCGGCTTCGAGCGCTTCGCGCGCGTCGGCCGTGTTCACGCCGGCGCGGGTCGCGACGAGTTCCACGTCGTCTTCGGGGATGGTCGCGTCGCCACCGGCGTCGGCGTCGGCGTCGGCCGTCGCTTCGTCACCGGCCTCGACGGCACCGGCCGCCTCGCCGGCCTCGTGCACCTCGGGCTCGCCGACGACTTGGTAGGTTTCCTGGCCTTGGGCGTCCATGCGCGTCACCTGGACGTCGGAGAAGACGAGTTCCTCGTCGGCCGTCCGGATGACGACCTCCTCGGCATCGAGTTCGGTCACGTCGATCCCCATCTGTTTCATCATCTGTTTCATCTTTCGCGGGTTCATGCCGCCGCCACCAAACATAGCTCGTGGGTGGGTGTGCGTGGGCAAAAGGGTGGCGAAGGGAAGCGGTTGGCCGGCTAATTCAACACCCAGAAGCGGTAGTTGAGGTACGCGGCGAACGCCGTCCACAGCAGGTACGGCACCAACAGGATCGCCGCGCGCCGGTCCACGCGGTCGAACGTCCGCATCGTGAGCGCGATTAGTGCGAGGAGGACGAGAATGACCGCCAGACCCAAGATCACGGACTGTAGCCCGAAGAAGGCCGCCGACCACCCGAGGTTGGCGAGGAAGTGGACGGCGAAGACGGCGAGGGCGACGCGGGCACTGCGCGCTGTTCGCGGCGAATCGAGTCGCCGCCACACCAGCCAGACGGCGACGCCCATGAGGGCAAACAGCGTCGTCCACACCGGACCGAACACCCAGTTCGGCGGCGCGAGAGCCGGACGCTGGAGGGTGCCGTACCACGACGCGAGGCCCTGTGCGGTGAAGACGGCGCCCGCGGCACCGACGAGTTCGACGGCGAGGATGGTGAGAACGAGCGAGAGGCGGGGGCGCTCGTGGGGCAGACGGTGGGTTCGCTGGCGGAGGGACATACGCTTCGATAGGGCCGCCGGGGGCAAAGGCGTACTGTAGGCGAGAGCCCTCTAGACGTGCGCTTTCGGCAGCAGATCCTCGAACCGTTGGTCGTCCAGCCAGTCACAGAGCTGACAGAGTTGGTCGGTCGCCGCCTCGAACAGGCGTTCGCCCTTCTCGGGCGTCGCGTCCGTTTGATCGCCGAGGACGCCGTTGCCGGTGTTGTCGGCGGCGTCGTAGAAGGTGCGCGAGCCGTGTTTGACCGTCTCCGCGGCCTCCACGTCGGGGACGCCACCGTCGCGGGCCGCCTCCAGTTGGTCGCCGTGGACGAGGTGGCCGTGGAGGTGCTGGATCATCGCCGTCTCCTTCGGGCCGCCGTGGGGGCCGTTCTGTTCGAACAGGTCGTCGACGAGTTCGGGGATGCTCTCGTCCCACATCCACTCGATGGCGTACATGACCTCGTCGTCGCGGAGGCGACGCCCCACCTCGCGCAGGTGGCCGACGTTGCCGCCGTGGGCGTTGACGTAGATCACGCGGTCGATGCCGTGGTACGCGAGGTTGCGGGTGAACGACTCGACGTAGTCGCGGAACTCGGGGGCGTCGACCCACATCGTCCCGTGGAACTGTCGGTGGTGTGGACTGACGCCGACGTTGATGGTCGGGGTGCAGAGGTAGCCGGTTCGGTCGGCGGTCTCACGGGCGAAGGCCTCGGCGATCAAGTGGTCGGTCGCCAGGGGGAGGTGGGGACCGTGCTGTTCGGTGGAGCCGAGCGGAACGAGCGCTAGCGACTCGTCGGCGAAGTAGTCGCCGAGTTCGGGCCACGTCTCGTCTGCGAGGTACATGTAGCGAATAGGGGACGGGCGAACCCTTGAATCGTGCGTTTCGGCGGGTCCGGTGCCCGCGCTCACCCCGTAAGTCGCTCGCGGCGGCGCTCGAACTCCGCTTCGTCCACGTCGCCGGCGGCGTAGCGCCTGCGGAGGACGGCGAGGGCGCCGTCGTCGGCGTCGACCTCGGCTCCGGCCTCGGTCCCGGCGCCACGGGACTGCATGGAGAGTGCCGCGGCGACGACGCCGACGACGAGGAGGGCCAACAGGAGTAGGAGCACGACCCACCAGCCACCGACCATCCCGAGGCCGACGCCACCCGCACCGGGGTCCATCGGTCCCATCGGACCGCCGCCCCAGTGTGGGCCGTGCGGGCCGGGTCCAGGCCCGGGACCGTGGGGTCCCGGACCCCACTGTGCGACGGGCAGTTCCGCGAGTGTAGTTGGGGGGTGCATCGTGTTCACCTCGTTCGAAACGTGGTTCCCTCGGAGCATAACCGGGCCCGCCGATTCCCCGCCTCCGGGAATCGGCGCCACCGTCGAAGGCTTAAGTCCGCGGCGCTCCTCCGACCGTCCATGTTCGACCCCGAGGACCTCGACGCGATCCGAGAGGCCAAGGCCGAGTGGGAGGCCGAGACGCACGGGCCGACGGTGGATCGGTTCGGGGAGCGAAAGGAGACGTTCACCACCGACACGGGGGGCCAGGAGGTCGACCCGCTCTACACCCCCGCGGACGTGGCCGACCTGGACTACCGCGAGGACGTGGGTTTCCCGGGCGAGAAGCCGTACACCCGCGGCGTCTACTCGACGATGCATCGCGGGCGGCTGTGGACCATGCGCCAGTACGCGGGCATGGGGACGGCCGCGGAGACCAACGAGCGGTTCAACTACCTGCTCGATCAGGGACAGACGGGGCTCTCGATGGCGTTCGACCTGCCGACGCAGATGGGCTACGACTCCGACGCGGCGATGGCCGCGGGCGAGGTGGGGAAGTCCGGGGTCGCTATCGACTCCCTGCGCGACATGGAGACGGTGTTCGACGGCATCCCGCTGGACGAGGTGTCGACGAGCATGACGATCAACGCCCCCGCGGCCGTCCTCCTCGCGATGTACGTCGCCATCGGCGACCGGCAGGGCGTCCCTCGCTCCGAACTCCGCGGCACCATCCAGAACGACATCATGAAGGAGTACATCGCGCGCAACCTCTACATCTATCCGCCGGAGCCTTCGATGCGGCTGATCACTGATATCTTCGAGTTCTGTGCCGAGGAGACGCCGAAGTTCAACACCATCTCCATCTCGGGCTACCACATCCGCGAAGCCGGCTCCACGGCGGCCCAGGAGATCGCGTTCACCCTCGGCAACGGCATCGAGTACGTGAACGCCGCCCTTGACGCCGGCCTCGACGTCGACGAGTTCGCGCCACAGCTCTCGTTTTTCTTCAACGCACACAACAACATCTTCGAGGAGGTGGCGAAGTTCCGGGCGGCCCGGCGGATGTGGGCGACGATCATGGAGGAACGGTTCGGCGCCGAGAACCCAAAATCCAAGCAGTTGAAGTTCCACACCCAGACCGGTGGGTCGACGCTCACCGCCCAACAGATCGACAACAACGTCGTCCGGGTGGCGTACCAGGCGCTGGCCGCCGTCCTCGGCGGTACGCAGAGCCTCCACACCAACGGCAAGGACGAGGCGCTCTCCCTGCCGACCGAAAAGAGCGTCCGGACCGCCCTCCGGACCCAACAAATCCTCGCCCACGAGTCCGGCGCGGCCGACACCATCGACCCCCTCGCGGGCAGTTACTACGTCGAGTCGTTGACCGACGAGCTAGAACGGGAGGCGTTCGACATCCTCGACGAAGTCGGCGGGCGTGGTGGGATGCTCGACGCCGTGAAGTCCCAGTGGGTGCAGGGGCAGATTCAGGACGTGGCGTTCGACCGTCAACAGGAGATCGAGGCCGGCGAACGGATCATCGTCGGCGTCAACGAGTACCAGGTCGAGGAGGACCCGGAAGTCGACCTAGAAGAGGTAACCGAGGAGGACGAGCGCCGGCAGATCGACCGACTGGAGACGGTTCGTGCGGAGCGAGAGGACGAGGCCGTCGACGCCGCGCTGGCGGCGCTCCGGGAGACGGCCCGCGGCGACGACAACCTGTTGCCCCCAATCGTCGACGCCGTCAAGGCATACGCGACGGTGGGCGAGGTATCGAACGTTCTCCGCGACGAGTTCGGGGAGTACCAACCGGGGCGCTGATCAGGGCGAGACGACGACCGACCGGTCGAGACGGTCGACGTACTCGTCGATGACCGTACTCTTCCGGTGCTCGACCATCAGATGAACCCGGAGTTCCGTCCGGCAGTCGAGGGGCCGGGCACACAACGGGCAGTTCCCCTTCGCGTATTCCTTCATTGTCTTTCATTAACCTTTTCTCGCCGTCGTCTCTTATAGATTGTGGTGACCGACCGCTGCCCTCGAATCGAACGACGGGGCGCCGTCGCCGGCCGTCACGTTTCCGCCGCGTGAGAGCGATACGACGTTTTATTCGCCCGCCGTTCGAGTTGGACGAGTGAAATGTACGACACCATCCTCGTGCCGACCGACGGGAGCGACGTGGCGGCAGTCGCGGCCGACGCGGCAGTAGCCCTCGCGCGGCGGTTCGGCGCCGACGTTCGCGCGGTGTACGTCCGCGACGACGACGGGGACGACCGGGGTGAGCGCGCCACGGCCACCGTCGCGGGTCGGGCGACCACGGCCGGCGTCGACGCGACCACGGCCGTCGTCGACGCCGACGGATCGATCCACCGACGCATCCTCGCCGACGCCGACGAACACGGCGCCGACTGTATCGTCATGGGAACCCACGGCCGGACCGGGCTCGATCGGTTCGTCCTCGGTAGCGTGGCCGAACGGACCCTTCGCGAGTCGTCGGTGCCGGTGTTCACCGTCCACGAGGACACCGTCGTCGACCGGGACCTCGACGCCGTCCTCGTACCGACTGACGGGAGCGCGTGCTCCGAAGCGGCAGCAGCCCACGCCATCGATCTGGCCCTCTCGGCCGACGCGGCACTGCACGTCGTCCACGTCGTCGACGCCAGCGTCGTCCCCATGGACGGGTCGGGTGCCGTCCTCGACGAACTCCAGCGGGCTGGCGAGCGGGCGCTCGACTCGGTCGTCGAACGCGCGGAGCGGGCGGGCGTCTCGACCATCCGAGCGTCGGTGCTGAGCGGGACGCCGTACCGCGCGATCACCGACTACGCGGACGCGGAGGACGTGGCTCTCGTCGTGATGGGGACCCATGGCCGTACGGGCTTCGACCGTTACCTCCTCGGTAGCGTCGCCGAACGCGTCGTCCGCCTCAGTGGCTGCCCCGTTCTCACCGTCGACGACGATGACGACGACCGCTGAGGCGCCCGTTCCGACGCCGCAGGAACCGCCGCCGGCATTGATGATTCTCGATCGATACGTCGGCCGTATGGATTTCGACGAGTTCACCGGAACGATCCAGCACCGACTCGAACTCCCCAGCACCGACGAGACGGTCCGGGCGGTCCGTGCGACGCTCACGACGCTCGGACGGCGGACCTCGCGGCGTCGCTCCCGATTGAGATTCGCTGGTACCCGACCGGTGTCGTCGACGAACACGGCCAGCGACTCGACTGGCCCGAGTTCGTCGCCCGCGTCAGCGGCGTCGAGAACGCCGGGCGGTCGAACGCCGCGTACCACGCCCCGGTGATCGTGGACCTCGTGGAGACACAGGTGCCCGCCTCCGACTTCCGGCAGCTCCGCGACCAGCTCCCCGAGAGCGAGGCCGACGAGAACTGGGGCAAGCTCTTCGAACTCGTCGACGCCGGCGGGTGGGAGGGTACGTGGGGGCCGTGAGCCACGCTCCCGCCCGGCTCATACGGGTTATGATGCCGTTCATTCGTGGTCGCCGAGACGGTCCAGCGACCCACCGAGGATGACCTACGGTAACCCGTATCACTCCGAGTAGCCTTCCTGCAGGAACGCGCCCTCCGTCTCGTACATCGAGACGAGTTCCTCGATAAACTCCTCGTGGGTCTCGTCTTCCTCGAGGTGCTTGTCCAGTCGTTCCTTGAGTTCGTCGCTGATTTCGAGCGTGTGGGACATCGTGGGGGGGCTCCGTCGTCCCCACACACGTCGGCACGGGGCAAATAACCTCGTGTCGTGAGCGGTTCCCGCCCGCCCCCCACGGAGCGTCGTCCCCGCGTGCCGGTGGTCGGCCACGGCGGTCCGACGAACCGTCGGCACTGGCTTCCGCACCCCCGTCTCACGCCGAGCCGGGATGAACCGTGAGAACCGGCACGTCGAGCGTCCGGACGACCCGCTCGGTGACGCTTCCGACGAGGGCGTGCTCGACCCCCGTGCGGCCGTGGGTGCCCATCACGACGAGGTCGACGCCTTCGTCGTCGGCGTACTCCCGGATGACCCGGTGTGGAACGCCGAGACGGATCACCTCGACCGCCTCGACGCCCGCCTGCTCGGCCCGGTCGAGCACTGCGGCAGTCGGCCGGTCGCCCGACTCGTCGACCAGTTCGACCACGTCGTCGTGGTCCATGTTCGCGCTGATCGGACTCATCCGAACGTCGACCACGTAGAGTGCGTGGACGGTCGCGCCGTGTACCGCCGCGAGGTCGACGGCGTGGGCGACGGCGGCCGCGCCACCGTCGCTCCCGTCGGTCGGCACGAGGATGGTGTCGTACATGGTTCGTGTCCACGGGGGCGCCCCTCTTGAACATACGCCGGGCGAACGCTCATGTGGGTGGCCTGCATCCTCCCCCCATGCCGAACTACCGAACCCTCCACGATCCGAACGCCGAATACACGATGCGGGACCTCTCGGGGGAGACCATGGGTCTCTCGGCCGACCGCGGCCCTCGGAACGTCGAGATCACCGACGTGCAGACGACGATGGTCGACGGCAACTACCCGTGGCTCCTCGTCCGCGTCTACACCGACGCCGGCCTCGCTGGCACCGGCGAGGCCTACTGGGGCGGCGGCGACGCCGAAATCGTCGACCGGATGGCGCCCTTCCTGATCGGTGAGAACCCGCTCGATATCGACCGCCTGTACGAACACCTGCTACAGAAGCTGTCCGGCGAGGGATCGATTTCGGGCAAGGTGGTCTCGGCCATCTCCGGCGTCGAAATCGCTCTACACGACGTGGCCGGCAAGATCCTCGACCTCCCCGCGTACCAACTGCTCGGCGGGAAGTACCGCGACGCGGTACGGATCTACTGTGACTGCCACGCTGGCGACGAGTCCGAGCCCGAATCGAACGCTCGCGAGGCCGAACGCGTCGTCTCGGAACTGGGCTACGACGCGCTGAAGTTCGACCTCGACGTGCCCTCGGGCCACGAGGTGGACCGCGCCAACCGTCACATGCGCGGCCCCGAGATCGAACACAAGGTCGACATCGTCCGCGAGGTGTGCGAGACCGTCGGCGATCGTGCCGACGTGGCCTTCGACTGTCACTGGTCGTACACCGCCGGCAGCGCGAAGCAGCTGCTCGACGCGGTCGAGGACTACGACGTGTGGTGGATCGAGGACCCCGTCCCGCCGGAGAACCACGACGTGCAACGGGAAGTCACCCAGTCGTCGACGACGCCCGTCACCGTCGGCGAGAACGTCTATCGAACGCACGGCCAGCGCCGCCTGATCGAGGAGCAGGCGGTCGACATCCTCGCGCCCGACCTCCCGAAGGTCGGCGGGATGCGCGAGACGCGGAAGATCGCCGCCCACGCGGACCTCTACTACATCCCTCTCGCGATGCACAACGTCTCCTCCCCCATCGGCACGATGGCGAGCGCGCAGGTCGCGGCCGCCATACCCAACAGTCTCGCGGTCGAGTTCCACAGCTACCAACTCGACTGGTGGGCGGACCTCGTCGAGGAGGACGACCTGATCGAGGCGGGTCGCATGGCGGTCCCCGAGACGCCGGGGCTCGGCCTGACGCTCGACCTCGACGCCGTCGCGGAACACGCGGTCGACGGCGAGACGGTCTTCGATCCGGCGTAGCCGCCGGCCTCCCCGGACGACGGGTCGGATCGACCCTGCCGGCGACGAGCTAGATCGGGGCACCGTCATCGACGGGACGCCGGCGGGGCAGCCGAACGGGTACGGCCCGGGGGAGGCCCTCGGGATCGAACCACGAGTGGAGATACCGAGCGTCCCGGCTTCGCGGTCGGGCGGTTCGAGGCCCCGGACTTCGTCCCCGTCGAGGAGCCGCCGTTCGCGACGACGAACAGGCTATTTGTCCCCGCACCCCGGACTCAGGGTATGCGCTTCGATCACGTCGGCGTCGCCACGCGCGACGCCGCCACCTCGGCCGACCTGTTCGGTACCCTCCTTGACGCCCCGGTAGCGCACCGAGAGACGCTCGACGGCCTGGACGTAACCTTCCTCGATCTGGGCAACGGCTACGTCGAACTGCTCGAACCGCTCGATGCCGAGGGGCCGATCCGGCGGTATCTCGACCGTGAGGGGCCGGGTATCCACCACGTCGCGCTGGCGACGCCGGACGTGGCGGCGGCGCTGGAGCGGGCGCGGGACCACGGCGTCGAACTCGTCGACGAGACCCCGCGTCCGGGCGCGTGGGGCCACGACGTGGCCTTCCTGCATCCCGGATCGACCGGCGGCGTCCTCGTCGAGTTCGTCGAGCGATGAGGGGGCCGCTCGCCGACCGCGCGGCCGTAACGCCCGACGCGACGGCGCTGATCGACGCCAACCGGGACGAGCGGTGGTCGGTCGCCGACCTCGACTCGGCCGTCGGACGGACCGCGGGCCGACTCGCGACTCTCGGCGTCCGCCCCGGGGATCGTCTCGGCAGCCTCCTCCCGACGTGCCCGGCAGCCGTCCGGGTGATCCACGCCGCCGTCCGCCTGGGCGCCACGCTGGTTCCGCTCGGCCCAAGGCTGACGCCCGACGAACTCGCGGTCCGGATCGCGCGGGCGGACGTGACGACGCTCGTCTGCGACGCGACGACCGAGGCGGAGGCGGTGGCGGCCGTGGACGCGGCGTCCGGCGACGGGGGTGCGAACGACGTACCCGTCCCGGTCGTCTCGGTCGACGACGCCGACGCCGGGCGGGTGACCGCGCTCGACGCTCACTCGCCCGAATCGGTCGTCCCCCACGACTGGGCGCTCGATTCGACGCTTCTCGTTCCGTTCACTTCGGGGACGACCGGGCGGCCGAAGGGCGTGCGGCTGACGCTCCGGAACGTCCTCGCCAGCGCCGTCGCCTCCGTCTTCCGCCTCGGCCTGCGGCGGGACGAGACGTGGCACGTCGCGCTCCCGCTTCACCACGTCGGCGGCCTCACGCCCGTGCTCCGGATGCCCCTCTACGGCATGACGGTCGTCCTGCGGGACTCGTTCGACGCCGGAGCGGTCGCGGCCGACCTCGAGCGCTACGACGTGACGGCGACGTCGCTGGTGCCGACGACGCTCTCCCGCCTCCTCGACGCGACGGACGG from Haloplanus salinus encodes:
- a CDS encoding transcription factor S, with the translated sequence MKFCDECGSMMQTEGDKWVCTQCGHETLRDEAAEAEMVTTQAQEESEIIESGGGSSGLPTTSADCPNCDNDEAYWYMQQIRAADESETRFFVCTECEHKWREDDH
- a CDS encoding TspO/MBR family protein yields the protein MSLRQRTHRLPHERPRLSLVLTILAVELVGAAGAVFTAQGLASWYGTLQRPALAPPNWVFGPVWTTLFALMGVAVWLVWRRLDSPRTARSARVALAVFAVHFLANLGWSAAFFGLQSVILGLAVILVLLALIALTMRTFDRVDRRAAILLVPYLLWTAFAAYLNYRFWVLN
- a CDS encoding acyl-CoA mutase large subunit family protein — encoded protein: MFDPEDLDAIREAKAEWEAETHGPTVDRFGERKETFTTDTGGQEVDPLYTPADVADLDYREDVGFPGEKPYTRGVYSTMHRGRLWTMRQYAGMGTAAETNERFNYLLDQGQTGLSMAFDLPTQMGYDSDAAMAAGEVGKSGVAIDSLRDMETVFDGIPLDEVSTSMTINAPAAVLLAMYVAIGDRQGVPRSELRGTIQNDIMKEYIARNLYIYPPEPSMRLITDIFEFCAEETPKFNTISISGYHIREAGSTAAQEIAFTLGNGIEYVNAALDAGLDVDEFAPQLSFFFNAHNNIFEEVAKFRAARRMWATIMEERFGAENPKSKQLKFHTQTGGSTLTAQQIDNNVVRVAYQALAAVLGGTQSLHTNGKDEALSLPTEKSVRTALRTQQILAHESGAADTIDPLAGSYYVESLTDELEREAFDILDEVGGRGGMLDAVKSQWVQGQIQDVAFDRQQEIEAGERIIVGVNEYQVEEDPEVDLEEVTEEDERRQIDRLETVRAEREDEAVDAALAALRETARGDDNLLPPIVDAVKAYATVGEVSNVLRDEFGEYQPGR
- a CDS encoding universal stress protein: MYDTILVPTDGSDGGAAAVAHAVDLAAVHGATVHALYVVDVRMSPISANMDHDDVVELVDESGDRPTAAVLDRAEQAGVEAVEVIRLGVPHRVIREYADDEGVDLVVMGTHGRTGVEHALVGSVTERVVRTLDVPVLTVHPGSA
- a CDS encoding DUF7557 family protein, with product MSHTLEISDELKERLDKHLEEDETHEEFIEELVSMYETEGAFLQEGYSE
- a CDS encoding universal stress protein is translated as MYDTILVPTDGSDVAAVAADAAVALARRFGADVRAVYVRDDDGDDRGERATATVAGRATTAGVDATTAVVDADGSIHRRILADADEHGADCIVMGTHGRTGLDRFVLGSVAERTLRESSVPVFTVHEDTVVDRDLDAVLVPTDGSACSEAAAAHAIDLALSADAALHVVHVVDASVVPMDGSGAVLDELQRAGERALDSVVERAERAGVSTIRASVLSGTPYRAITDYADAEDVALVVMGTHGRTGFDRYLLGSVAERVVRLSGCPVLTVDDDDDDR
- a CDS encoding methyltransferase domain-containing protein, which translates into the protein MTFLLVHGDREYLRAPGEELQTDLGVLTVPDDAEPGDRLETHLGDEFVVREPRGPDLFDHFERTGAPMMPRDVGLVVGFTGAAAGDRVLDAGTGTGVLAAYLGRIGADVVTYERDAEFAAVARENMRLAGVETTVDVRTGDVTDDLDTLAGFDLLTLDTEDAPTVVRRAPDVLVSGGFVVVYSPFVEGSRAAVEAAAAADLTDVTTHETIQRSMQFDDRGSRPDTRGVGHTGYLTVARWE
- a CDS encoding nascent polypeptide-associated complex protein, whose protein sequence is MFGGGGMNPRKMKQMMKQMGIDVTELDAEEVVIRTADEELVFSDVQVTRMDAQGQETYQVVGEPEVHEAGEAAGAVEAGDEATADADADAGGDATIPEDDVELVATRAGVNTADAREALEAEDGDLAAAIARLE
- a CDS encoding peptide ABC transporter ATP-binding protein, with translation MTDFDRPLDVDADLTLTVDGAAVSIRGYGDLVVVSAPSLAALRTLARTGASHLGTERLDRLRDADVTLDVRVRGRSVARLGAGVDPGPLSRALGVDPARVSLGGLLLTALGEWRR
- a CDS encoding SHOCT domain-containing protein — encoded protein: MDPGAGGVGLGMVGGWWVVLLLLLALLVVGVVAAALSMQSRGAGTEAGAEVDADDGALAVLRRRYAAGDVDEAEFERRRERLTG
- a CDS encoding DUF5789 family protein; amino-acid sequence: MTERVKLSRAESLFEDLDYPVTRDDAAAEYADVAVIFADGEANLGELVSEVGSDAFHGPDELFAELQNVLPIEAVGEPGQSEGDA
- a CDS encoding creatininase family protein, translating into MYLADETWPELGDYFADESLALVPLGSTEQHGPHLPLATDHLIAEAFARETADRTGYLCTPTINVGVSPHHRQFHGTMWVDAPEFRDYVESFTRNLAYHGIDRVIYVNAHGGNVGHLREVGRRLRDDEVMYAIEWMWDESIPELVDDLFEQNGPHGGPKETAMIQHLHGHLVHGDQLEAARDGGVPDVEAAETVKHGSRTFYDAADNTGNGVLGDQTDATPEKGERLFEAATDQLCQLCDWLDDQRFEDLLPKAHV